A genomic window from Montipora capricornis isolate CH-2021 chromosome 8, ASM3666992v2, whole genome shotgun sequence includes:
- the LOC138059057 gene encoding kelch-like protein 3, with the protein MEDLSQTIKNISSLKLAFTPRDTVDHPFDVTLVVKDEKELKAHKNVLSEGSPFFEKLLNCDMRESKEGIVRLEMLTEECLTAILEFIYTGSVEISTEERAQDLIAMADYLVLANLKTVAGKVLCNKLNSSNAISTYHFAEKFECGELVSRTKSFIFENFLAITKTEDFAKLSKEEVKMWIASDDIGVSAEEDVFEIILSWIDDDKIERRNYFAELFDKVRLVYVSRDYLRCNIMTNYLVNDNKECLNLVKNALQCAGTKTPHYLIRPRKALETPVIVVCVAGFTKEENVLCYYFPQENRWVRAQSSASIPAFTSGIVSCHGMLYCLSKEGKSLSLVCYDSFLDSWKTTSYEEFRTLISVFVTNETIYTLLSEDIVCCPECVSLRSQGDKLCCDKTHLSFIAKYSPQSDSWTDIASFDLKSRSAICIVATDNYIYFVGGYADDRFEVLREVDRYDLNTKSWEKIADLQVPRWYAHGAAAHRNIFIVGGVDRYSGPENCEMYDASANEWHFIAKLRKTPFDHYNPCLLGVDDKLYSIIRCICTFNRKDGIDFYDHDRDKWIEKTQMPLEKLFPKGLNGISYINVTFCCAIRVLKQSKFVKRAKFVEDCSKVDEHKCLIM; encoded by the coding sequence ATGGAGGATTTATCGCAAACAATTAAGAATATTTCGAGCCTAAAGCTCGCTTTTACTCCGCGGGATACAGTGGACCATCCATTCGACGTTACTTTGGTGGTCAAAGATGAGAAAGAACTAAAAGCCCACAAAAATGTTCTTTCCGAAGGTAGTCCTTTTTTTGAAAAGCTGCTCAATTGTGACATGAGGGAGTCTAAGGAAGGTATAGTGCGCTTGGAGATGCTCACAGAGGAGTGTTTAACAGCGATTCTGGAGTTTATTTACACCGGTAGTGTTGAAATATCGACTGAAGAACGAGCCCAAGACTTGATCGCGATGGCGGACTATTTGGTTCTTGCGAATCTCAAAACAGTTGCGGGGAAAGTTCTGTGTAACAAGTTGAATTCTTCCAACGCCATTTCAACCTATCACTTCGCGGAAAAGTTTGAGTGTGGAGAACTAGTTTCCCGCACGAAGAGCTTCATTTTCGAAAACTTCCTCGCCATAACAAAAACAGAAGATTTTGCGAAACTGTCGAAGGAGGAAGTCAAAATGTGGATAGCTAGCGATGACATCGGAGTCAGCGCAGAGGAAGATGTATTTGAAATTATTCTTTCGTGGATTGATGATGACAAAATCGAGCGGAGGAATTATTTTGCCGAATTGTTTGACAAGGTTCGACTTGTTTATGTATCGCGTGACTACTTACGCTGTAATATAATGACAAACTACCTTGTGAATGACAATAAAGAATGCTTGAATCTTGTTAAGAACGCTTTGCAATGTGCTGGTACTAAAACGCCTCATTACCTCATAAGGCCCAGAAAGGCTCTTGAAACACCTGTTATTGTAGTCTGTGTGGCAGGTTTTACAAAAGAAGAAAACGTCCTTTGCTATTATTTTCCTCAGGAGAATAGATGGGTGCGGGCGCAGTCTTCGGCCTCAATACCAGCCTTTACTAGTGGAATTGTATCTTGTCATGGCATGCTGTATTGTCTATCAAAGGAGGGAAAGAGCCTGTCATTGGTTTGTTACGACTCTTTCTTAGATAGCTGGAAAACAACATCTTACGAAGAATTCAGGACATTGATAAGTGTATTTGTAACAAATGAAACCATTTACACTCTCCTCAGTGAGGATATTGTATGTTGCCCGGAGTGTGTTTCCTTGCGTTCTCAAGGTGACAAGCTATGTTGTGATAAGACCCACCTTTCTTTTATTGCAAAGTACAGTCCACAATCAGACTCATGGACAGATATTGCATCATTTGATTTGAAGTCAAGATCAGCAATATGTATTGTAGCAACAGAcaattacatttattttgttggTGGCTACGCAGATGACCGATTTGAGGTCCTAAGAGAGGTCGACAGGTATGACCTCAATACAAAATCTTGGGAGAAAATCGCCGACCTCCAAGTACCAAGATGGTATGCTCATGGTGCAGCTGCACacagaaacattttcattgttggTGGAGTAGACAGGTATTCTGGACCTGAAAATTGTGAAATGTATGATGCATCGGCTAATGAATGGCATTTTATTGCAAAGCTGAGGAAGACGCCATTTGACCATTACAACCCATGTCTGCTTGGTGTAGACGACAAGCTTTACTCAATAATTCGCTGTATTTGTACTTTTAACCGAAAGGATGGGATTGATTTTTATGATCATGACAGGGATAAATGGATTGAGAAAACTCAGATGCCCCTTGAGAAATTGTTTCCAAAGGGATTGAATGGCATTTCTTATATCAATGTTACTTTCTGTTGTGCTATCAGAGTGCTAAAGCAATCCAAGTTCGTGAAACGTGCCAAATTTGTTGAAGACTGTTCCAAGGTTGACGAACACAAATGTTTGATAATGTGA